Proteins from a genomic interval of Helicobacter pylori Shi112:
- a CDS encoding SH3 domain-containing C40 family peptidase encodes MRYFLVVFLFLFVGCMQKDFTLKDLSLPQEASSYLASPQNGSNNNQSIDPQALRENLKESYLKAWYSPWLDMKVKSNKKEVFWILKEMDKSTGYGEDLKPNAKAFNDELIKSMDIEHYPSVKIKAVVARDSDVRAVPTNKPFYLSQKGYPFDRYQNSLIFQGTPVLITHFNTDKTYAHIQSSFVYGWIKVSDLAYMHDKDIELLIHLKDYVMPIKDKIPLYTDYGDFYTNARVGELFALIPQSQKTPEKPPKKELKAYGFLRDAKGYATLQSVILEEKDFFVFPKAFNSENMAYFIDTMLGQKYGWGGLLGNRDCSAFTRDSFANFGILLPRNSYAQSRYANNYVDLSSMKAKEKEDYILKNATPFGTLLYLKGHIMLYLGAHNHQAIVAHSIWSVQTQKHFKTLSHKIGGVVITSLWLAEEHNGAFSKKKLLIDRVLGMSDLKDFVNKTSSPLNAN; translated from the coding sequence ATGCGTTATTTTCTTGTAGTTTTCTTGTTTTTGTTTGTGGGTTGCATGCAAAAGGATTTCACGCTCAAAGATTTATCCTTGCCCCAAGAGGCTTCAAGCTATCTTGCAAGCCCTCAAAATGGCAGTAACAATAACCAAAGCATTGACCCCCAAGCGTTAAGAGAAAATCTAAAAGAGAGCTATCTCAAAGCGTGGTATTCCCCATGGCTAGACATGAAAGTCAAAAGCAATAAAAAAGAAGTGTTTTGGATCCTTAAGGAGATGGATAAATCCACCGGTTATGGCGAAGATCTAAAACCCAACGCAAAAGCCTTCAATGATGAGCTTATTAAAAGCATGGATATTGAGCATTACCCTAGCGTTAAGATTAAGGCTGTTGTAGCGCGAGATAGCGATGTTAGGGCTGTACCCACTAACAAGCCTTTTTACCTCTCTCAAAAAGGCTACCCTTTTGACAGGTATCAAAATTCATTGATTTTTCAAGGCACGCCGGTTTTAATCACGCATTTCAACACGGATAAAACTTACGCCCACATTCAAAGCAGTTTTGTTTATGGTTGGATCAAAGTTAGCGATTTAGCTTACATGCATGATAAAGACATAGAGCTTTTAATCCATCTTAAAGATTATGTCATGCCCATAAAGGATAAAATCCCCCTTTATACAGACTATGGGGATTTTTACACCAACGCCAGAGTGGGCGAATTGTTCGCTCTCATCCCCCAAAGTCAAAAAACACCTGAAAAACCCCCAAAAAAGGAATTAAAAGCCTATGGTTTTTTGAGGGACGCTAAGGGCTATGCAACTTTACAAAGCGTGATCTTAGAAGAAAAGGATTTTTTTGTTTTCCCTAAAGCTTTTAACAGCGAGAACATGGCGTATTTTATAGACACCATGCTAGGGCAAAAATACGGCTGGGGTGGGCTATTGGGCAATAGGGATTGCTCGGCTTTCACTAGGGATAGTTTTGCTAATTTTGGTATTTTGCTCCCCAGAAATTCCTACGCGCAAAGCCGTTATGCGAACAATTATGTGGATTTAAGCTCTATGAAAGCCAAAGAAAAAGAAGACTACATCCTTAAAAACGCCACGCCTTTTGGAACGCTTTTGTATTTAAAGGGGCATATCATGCTCTATTTAGGTGCACACAACCATCAAGCGATAGTCGCTCACAGCATTTGGTCGGTGCAAACCCAAAAGCATTTTAAAACCTTGAGTCATAAAATAGGAGGCGTGGTGATCACTTCATTATGGTTAGCAGAAGAACATAATGGGGCGTTTTCTAAAAAGAAATTATTGATTGATAGGGTGCTTGGAATGAGCGATTTGAAAGATTTTGTCAATAAAACTTCAAGCCCTTTGAATGCGAATTGA